From the genome of Haladaptatus paucihalophilus DX253, one region includes:
- a CDS encoding PQQ-dependent sugar dehydrogenase, whose product MKRRRFLKAVLAGSTTGLAGCGRPPGRDGRSNTTDASETATTGGTLPNAVGLQTLASGMQTPLDVAFAPDADRRYVAEQTGLIHLHGANGLREKPFLDLRDTVEAGGEKGLLGIALHPNFAENRRLFVRYSAPRRSGAPANFSHTFVLSEFVATEDGGRAKRDSERVVLEISEPQSNHNAGDITFGADGYLYVAVGDGGGGGDQGTGHVSDWYGAVGGGNGQDVTENLLGSILRIDVDTRANGKGYGIPDDNPLVGTDGLDEHYAWGFRNPWRFSFDRGEFFVSDVGQSSYEEVNLVQRGGNYGWNVKEGTHCYEADNCPDGTPGSVRGGEPLVSPIIEYPHSGGSVSGISVIGGYVYRGSALRAMEGAYIFGDLQAGGRLFAATRPDGGGQWPTRVVTVAGDGGRKIEQLFSFGRDAAGELYVLGSGADGDGGLHRIVPAG is encoded by the coding sequence ATGAAGCGGCGACGGTTTCTCAAAGCGGTGCTCGCCGGTTCGACGACCGGACTGGCCGGCTGTGGACGACCGCCCGGGCGCGACGGTCGATCGAACACAACTGACGCATCCGAGACAGCGACGACGGGGGGAACCCTTCCGAATGCGGTCGGTCTTCAGACGCTGGCCAGCGGCATGCAAACGCCGCTGGACGTCGCCTTCGCACCCGACGCCGACCGTCGCTACGTCGCCGAGCAGACCGGTCTCATCCATCTTCACGGGGCGAACGGTCTCCGAGAGAAACCGTTCCTGGACCTACGGGATACCGTCGAAGCAGGGGGAGAGAAGGGACTGCTGGGAATCGCGCTCCACCCGAACTTCGCCGAGAACCGCCGCTTGTTCGTTCGATACAGCGCTCCGCGACGGTCCGGAGCGCCAGCCAACTTCAGCCACACGTTTGTCCTCTCGGAGTTTGTGGCGACCGAAGACGGCGGCCGGGCGAAGCGCGACTCGGAACGCGTCGTCTTGGAAATATCGGAGCCACAGAGCAACCACAACGCCGGGGACATCACGTTCGGAGCGGACGGGTACCTCTACGTGGCGGTGGGCGACGGCGGTGGTGGAGGCGACCAAGGAACGGGGCACGTCTCCGACTGGTACGGCGCCGTCGGTGGCGGCAACGGACAGGACGTGACAGAGAACCTCCTCGGGAGCATCCTTCGTATCGACGTCGATACTCGGGCGAACGGGAAGGGCTACGGTATCCCCGACGATAACCCGCTGGTCGGTACCGACGGTCTCGACGAACACTACGCGTGGGGATTCCGGAACCCGTGGCGGTTTTCCTTCGACCGCGGCGAGTTCTTCGTCAGCGACGTCGGACAGAGCAGCTACGAAGAAGTGAATCTGGTTCAACGGGGAGGCAACTACGGGTGGAACGTAAAGGAAGGAACCCACTGCTACGAGGCGGATAACTGCCCCGACGGGACGCCCGGCAGCGTCCGAGGCGGCGAACCGCTCGTCTCGCCCATCATCGAATATCCCCACTCGGGCGGTTCCGTCAGCGGAATCTCGGTTATCGGCGGCTACGTCTACCGCGGGTCGGCGCTTCGGGCGATGGAAGGAGCGTACATCTTCGGCGATCTGCAGGCTGGCGGGCGACTGTTCGCCGCGACGCGACCCGACGGGGGCGGTCAGTGGCCGACGCGGGTCGTCACGGTGGCCGGGGACGGCGGACGGAAGATAGAGCAACTATTCTCGTTCGGCCGTGACGCCGCGGGGGAACTGTACGTCCTCGGCAGCGGGGCCGATGGCGACGGCGGGCTCCATCGTATCGTCCCCGCCGGATGA
- a CDS encoding glycoside hydrolase family 3 protein, giving the protein MRETNNNSSECHSRRTFMKATGAATAATTVGLTAQGVAADEHTVGAMLNDMSIAEKAGQMIQPVVNSLDPEADSTFQDVSEIGDLISEVAAGSLLSGGSLPPTTDPQELVEKVNALQEYMIDNSPHGIPFFYGVDAVHGACYLDGATVFPNRLNMGATRDPETIERAERHTAAVLEATSCHETFAPTIELQHDPRWGRFFEGISEDPKVLSDISAARTRALESNDRVTSTVKHFAGYEVPHNGNDRAAANVSMRDLRETLLPPFEVAIAEGPGMVMVNSGSVNGIPAHASRWLLTDVLREEYDFDGVVISDWNDLFRMIDRHQYFPDTEDGRRSAVEAAIEAGLDMVMLGGGGLTPPEFIAHVQTLVSNGNLSEKRIDQSVRRILQLKRSLGLFENPYADSSNLASLVGNDESMEVATDLARESMVLLKNDPVTEGGPSALPLSGTENVLVTGPGIDPETGIENRILMQYGGWTLGWQGIEGGSLTDGGPRPTGTTMVAELENALGRGQLTHVPTNFDRSQWWSIPEDSTNENGEYGFTDEQRSAVESAAPDADVAVVVLGEGPHNEGFGDRDTLRLPETQREILQTVVENTSDDTTIVGVEYAGSPRGNDETFQHLDALLFAGEPGSGGGKAVVETLLGENNPSGRLGFTWPKQVGHVPNYHNAWPSSRHEPLYPYGHGLSYTDFEYSDLSVSPSNVGNPRAGRTVTVTVDVTNTGDVAGDHVVEVFNTEFYGSVITRDRRVVGYERVHLDSGERKTVEVEVDMEALEVVPGDVPALGPKAVEAGEYELTVGTNSDLTSTLTVRTTCGVGRVRHLPGRFDADGDGEVTVSDVLEIYRLSKGE; this is encoded by the coding sequence ATGCGAGAAACTAACAATAATAGTAGTGAATGTCACTCTCGTCGGACGTTTATGAAAGCGACCGGTGCTGCAACTGCCGCGACTACGGTCGGTCTGACCGCACAGGGCGTGGCGGCGGATGAACACACGGTCGGCGCGATGCTGAACGATATGTCCATCGCCGAGAAGGCCGGGCAGATGATCCAGCCCGTGGTCAACAGTCTCGACCCGGAGGCGGATTCGACCTTCCAGGACGTCTCGGAAATCGGAGACCTCATCTCGGAGGTCGCCGCCGGGTCGTTGCTCTCCGGCGGGTCGCTCCCGCCGACGACGGACCCACAGGAACTCGTCGAAAAGGTCAACGCGCTTCAGGAGTACATGATCGACAACTCCCCGCACGGGATTCCGTTCTTCTACGGCGTCGATGCCGTCCACGGCGCCTGTTACCTCGACGGTGCGACCGTGTTCCCGAACCGGCTCAACATGGGTGCGACTCGTGACCCCGAAACCATCGAACGGGCCGAGCGACACACGGCGGCGGTGCTCGAAGCCACCAGTTGTCACGAGACGTTCGCTCCGACTATCGAACTCCAACACGACCCGCGCTGGGGGCGGTTTTTCGAGGGAATCAGCGAAGACCCGAAGGTGCTTTCGGACATCTCGGCGGCCCGGACTCGGGCCCTCGAAAGCAACGACCGCGTGACGTCTACGGTCAAACACTTCGCGGGGTACGAAGTCCCCCACAACGGCAACGACCGGGCGGCAGCCAACGTCTCGATGCGCGACCTTCGGGAAACGCTGCTCCCGCCATTCGAGGTCGCCATCGCGGAAGGCCCCGGAATGGTCATGGTCAACAGCGGTTCCGTGAACGGCATCCCGGCGCACGCCTCGCGGTGGCTGTTGACCGACGTCCTCAGGGAGGAGTACGACTTCGATGGCGTCGTCATCTCCGACTGGAACGACCTCTTCCGCATGATCGACCGCCATCAGTACTTCCCGGACACCGAGGACGGCCGACGGAGTGCGGTCGAGGCCGCTATCGAGGCGGGGTTGGACATGGTAATGCTCGGCGGCGGCGGTCTCACCCCACCCGAGTTCATCGCTCACGTTCAGACCCTCGTCTCCAACGGCAACCTCTCCGAGAAGCGCATCGACCAGTCCGTCAGGCGAATTCTTCAGCTCAAGCGGAGTCTCGGGCTGTTCGAGAACCCGTACGCCGATTCGTCGAATCTCGCCTCCCTCGTCGGCAACGACGAGTCGATGGAGGTGGCGACCGACCTCGCCCGCGAGTCGATGGTTCTGCTGAAAAACGACCCGGTGACGGAGGGTGGTCCCTCGGCGCTGCCGCTTTCGGGCACCGAAAACGTCCTCGTCACGGGACCGGGAATCGACCCCGAGACGGGTATCGAGAACCGTATCCTGATGCAGTACGGCGGCTGGACCCTCGGTTGGCAGGGAATCGAAGGCGGCTCGCTCACGGACGGCGGCCCTCGTCCGACCGGTACGACGATGGTAGCGGAACTGGAGAACGCACTCGGCAGGGGCCAACTCACGCACGTCCCGACGAACTTCGACCGCTCGCAATGGTGGTCGATTCCCGAGGACTCGACCAACGAAAACGGTGAGTACGGCTTCACCGACGAGCAGCGCAGTGCCGTCGAAAGTGCCGCTCCTGACGCTGACGTCGCCGTCGTCGTCCTCGGCGAAGGTCCACACAACGAAGGATTCGGCGACCGTGACACACTTCGACTCCCGGAGACGCAGCGGGAAATTCTCCAGACCGTCGTCGAGAACACCAGCGACGACACGACCATCGTCGGCGTGGAGTACGCGGGCAGTCCGCGCGGCAACGACGAGACCTTCCAGCATCTCGACGCACTGCTGTTCGCCGGTGAACCCGGCAGTGGCGGCGGCAAAGCCGTCGTCGAGACGCTCCTCGGAGAAAACAACCCCTCCGGGAGGCTCGGGTTCACGTGGCCGAAGCAGGTCGGCCACGTTCCGAACTACCACAATGCGTGGCCGTCGAGTCGGCACGAACCGCTGTATCCCTACGGGCACGGGTTGAGCTATACGGACTTCGAGTACTCCGACCTCTCCGTTTCGCCGTCGAACGTCGGTAATCCCCGCGCGGGCCGAACAGTGACCGTTACCGTCGACGTTACGAACACGGGCGACGTGGCGGGTGATCACGTCGTGGAGGTGTTCAACACCGAATTCTACGGTTCGGTCATCACCCGCGACCGCCGAGTCGTCGGCTACGAGCGCGTTCACCTCGATTCCGGCGAGAGAAAAACCGTCGAGGTCGAAGTCGATATGGAAGCCTTGGAAGTCGTCCCGGGCGATGTCCCAGCATTGGGTCCGAAAGCCGTCGAGGCCGGGGAGTACGAGCTGACCGTCGGGACGAACAGCGATTTGACGAGCACGCTTACCGTTCGGACTACCTGCGGCGTGGGTCGCGTGCGTCACCTCCCCGGTCGATTCGACGCCGACGGTGACGGCGAAGTCACCGTCTCGGACGTTCTCGAAATCTACCGACTTTCGAAGGGGGAGTAA
- a CDS encoding sugar porter family MFS transporter — MATVDKEEIQPNGSNRFIYLTAALAALNGLLFGFDTGIISGAFLYINDTFAMSPLVEGIVMSGAMAGAALGAATGGKLADKIGRRRLIFLGAIVFFIGSLTMAIAPNVPVLVAGRLIDGVGIGFASIVGPLYISEIAPPKIRGALTSLNQLMVTLGILISYFVNYAFADTGDWRMMLGTGMIPAVVLAIGMVKMPESPRWLYENGRTDDARTVLKRTRKTGVDAELAEIEKTVEKQSGSGFTDLLEPWLRPALIVGLGLAVFQQITGINAVMYYAPTILESTGFGSATSILATTGIGVINVVMTIVAIALIDRVGRRKLLLVGTGGMIVTLSILGVVFYVPGFSGILGWVATGSLMLFVAFFAIGLGPVFWLLISEIYPLSVRGSAMGTVTVANWGANLLVSLAFPMLTANIGESSTFWLFGICSLVAFVFAHRLVPETKGRSLEEIEADLRENITDPVAGTGEGASAASRE; from the coding sequence ATGGCTACAGTTGACAAAGAAGAGATACAACCGAATGGAAGCAATCGGTTTATCTATCTCACTGCTGCGTTAGCCGCACTCAACGGATTGTTGTTCGGATTCGACACGGGGATAATTTCCGGTGCGTTCCTGTACATCAATGATACCTTCGCCATGTCTCCACTCGTCGAAGGTATCGTCATGTCCGGGGCGATGGCTGGCGCCGCACTCGGTGCTGCTACTGGTGGAAAGCTGGCCGATAAGATAGGTCGTCGTCGACTCATCTTTCTCGGGGCCATCGTGTTCTTCATCGGGTCGCTAACGATGGCAATCGCGCCGAATGTACCCGTGTTGGTCGCGGGTCGTCTCATCGATGGTGTCGGGATCGGATTCGCGTCCATCGTCGGGCCGCTCTACATCTCCGAAATAGCACCGCCAAAGATACGAGGAGCACTGACCTCGCTGAATCAACTCATGGTGACGCTCGGAATCCTCATCTCGTACTTCGTTAACTACGCTTTCGCCGATACCGGCGATTGGCGGATGATGCTCGGTACCGGAATGATTCCGGCCGTCGTCCTCGCTATCGGCATGGTGAAAATGCCCGAAAGCCCCCGCTGGCTCTACGAAAACGGTCGGACGGACGATGCCCGGACGGTTCTTAAACGGACTCGAAAAACCGGCGTCGATGCCGAACTCGCCGAAATCGAGAAAACGGTCGAAAAGCAATCCGGCAGTGGTTTTACCGACCTGCTCGAACCCTGGCTGCGCCCAGCACTGATCGTCGGACTCGGACTCGCCGTCTTCCAGCAGATTACCGGAATCAACGCCGTCATGTACTATGCGCCGACGATTCTCGAATCGACCGGATTCGGAAGCGCGACGTCGATTCTTGCGACCACCGGAATCGGCGTCATCAACGTCGTCATGACGATTGTCGCCATAGCGCTTATCGACCGCGTGGGTCGGCGGAAGCTGTTGTTGGTCGGAACCGGTGGGATGATTGTCACGCTTAGTATTCTCGGTGTCGTCTTCTACGTCCCCGGCTTCAGCGGGATTCTCGGGTGGGTCGCGACCGGCAGTTTGATGCTGTTCGTGGCGTTCTTCGCCATCGGGCTCGGACCGGTCTTTTGGCTGCTCATCTCCGAAATCTATCCGCTCTCCGTTCGTGGGAGTGCGATGGGGACGGTTACCGTCGCCAATTGGGGTGCGAATTTACTCGTGTCGCTGGCGTTCCCGATGCTGACGGCAAATATCGGGGAATCGTCCACGTTCTGGCTGTTCGGTATTTGTAGCCTCGTGGCGTTTGTGTTCGCCCACAGACTCGTTCCGGAGACGAAAGGAAGGTCGCTTGAGGAGATCGAAGCCGATCTTCGTGAGAACATCACCGACCCGGTTGCCGGAACCGGAGAGGGAGCATCTGCGGCCTCTCGCGAGTAG
- a CDS encoding TetR/AcrR family transcriptional regulator, producing the protein MTSSDSSGEKWTSAEEEIMRATYRALLSHGYANLSMSRIAEELDKSKAAPYYYYDSKDELLVSFLDYSVDQFEETIDTRESDDPKETLDRVIEKLLPLQPDETEQQLQTVLVELRAQAVTNGAFREQFTRLDEKIVTAIHEIIQQGIDDGVFRDVDSTRVAEHILATITGTRYCHATTNRETAIAVTRVSLSSYIDSELRKRP; encoded by the coding sequence ATGACGTCTTCTGATTCATCCGGCGAAAAATGGACCTCCGCCGAAGAGGAGATCATGCGGGCAACGTATCGAGCGTTGCTTTCGCACGGCTACGCCAACCTCTCGATGTCCCGCATCGCCGAAGAACTCGACAAATCGAAAGCTGCACCGTACTACTATTACGATTCGAAAGATGAACTCTTAGTCTCGTTTCTCGACTATTCCGTCGATCAGTTCGAGGAGACCATCGATACTCGTGAGAGCGACGACCCGAAGGAAACGCTCGATCGCGTCATCGAGAAACTCCTCCCCCTTCAACCGGACGAAACGGAACAGCAACTTCAGACAGTGCTGGTCGAACTGCGCGCCCAAGCGGTAACCAACGGAGCGTTTCGTGAACAGTTCACCCGACTCGACGAGAAAATCGTAACCGCGATTCACGAGATAATCCAGCAGGGTATCGACGACGGCGTGTTCCGTGATGTCGATTCGACGCGTGTCGCCGAGCACATTCTCGCCACCATTACCGGTACAAGGTATTGCCATGCGACGACGAACCGTGAGACCGCGATCGCTGTGACCCGTGTCTCACTATCATCGTACATCGATTCCGAACTGAGAAAGCGTCCGTAA
- a CDS encoding cytochrome P450 has product MASSNQGVAFRTPPEALASEQAQLNPFDWYAEMRREHPVRYDDQRGRWDVFKYEDVKQIVSDHETYASDVASTDIRLVDRDFDTDRAPSMIRADPPAHGRLRNFVNSRFQPGSIAEHRARFEQIADDLLDDIDSGANVDIIDKFSHPYPVTIIADLLGLPRDDYDQFLTWSKAATELSLTGDEKAIESNKRRRARVQREMREYFSNLISERATGSGDDLITLAAMNDELTHEEKISFCLTLLIAGNVTTVNLITNALWCFEENDLFDAVRTGAVSRTKVIEEVLRYRSPAQTVRRVTTKPVELGGRRIDAGELVLARIGSANRDPARFDSPEEFRPERSPNPHIAFGGGIHFCLGAQLARLEADIALEKLLDRFEVINPDLSDLSPQTFLYGVKSFPCRLETGN; this is encoded by the coding sequence ATGGCCTCATCGAACCAAGGTGTCGCCTTTCGTACGCCCCCAGAAGCACTGGCCAGCGAACAAGCACAACTCAACCCGTTCGACTGGTATGCCGAGATGCGGCGGGAACACCCCGTGAGATACGACGACCAGCGTGGACGATGGGACGTGTTCAAATATGAGGACGTCAAGCAGATCGTGAGCGACCATGAAACGTACGCCTCCGATGTCGCTAGTACGGACATTCGTCTGGTCGATCGAGACTTCGATACGGATAGAGCGCCATCCATGATTCGAGCCGACCCGCCAGCCCATGGGCGTCTCCGGAATTTCGTTAACAGTCGATTTCAACCCGGGTCGATAGCGGAACACCGAGCGCGATTCGAGCAAATCGCCGATGACTTGTTGGACGATATCGACTCGGGGGCGAACGTCGACATCATCGACAAATTCTCACACCCGTATCCCGTGACGATTATTGCGGACCTGCTCGGTCTCCCGCGCGACGATTACGATCAGTTCCTCACGTGGTCGAAAGCGGCTACCGAGCTATCTTTGACGGGCGACGAGAAAGCCATCGAATCCAACAAGCGACGCCGTGCACGCGTGCAACGTGAAATGAGGGAGTACTTCTCGAATCTGATCTCCGAACGTGCTACTGGAAGCGGTGACGATCTGATCACGCTCGCCGCGATGAACGATGAACTGACCCACGAGGAGAAGATCAGCTTTTGCCTGACACTGCTCATCGCTGGCAACGTTACGACGGTCAATCTCATTACGAACGCCCTCTGGTGCTTCGAAGAGAACGACTTGTTTGACGCGGTTCGGACGGGAGCAGTCAGTCGGACGAAAGTGATAGAAGAGGTCCTTCGGTACCGGTCACCGGCCCAGACCGTCCGACGCGTGACGACGAAACCGGTCGAACTGGGCGGGCGACGAATCGATGCGGGTGAGTTGGTTTTAGCGAGGATCGGATCGGCGAACCGGGACCCCGCTCGGTTCGATTCGCCGGAGGAATTCCGACCCGAACGGTCTCCGAATCCACACATCGCGTTCGGCGGTGGCATTCACTTCTGTTTGGGTGCGCAACTAGCTCGATTGGAAGCGGACATCGCTCTCGAGAAACTTTTGGATCGGTTTGAAGTGATCAACCCCGACCTCTCCGATTTGTCCCCCCAGACGTTCCTTTACGGCGTCAAATCCTTCCCTTGCCGTCTTGAAACGGGGAACTGA
- a CDS encoding M28 family peptidase codes for MTRLTDAIVGDAYRSDFSWQVLEDLVDLETRMAGQKEEKAGAKILEGYFEAIGLRDVHLDEFDIDGWWRGSSSIETAGGHDQQYVKDYQVIALPGTPAGTVEGELVDVGYGRPEDFEAVDCEGKILIASSDTPDDYGRWIHRMEKYVSAANAGAVGFIFRNHIAGCLPPTGEVGYDNRPGPIPAVGVSKELGERLVRHAEDDDLSVTVDVDCRNEPSTSVNVVGDIGPDTDEMVLLTAHVDTHDIAEGANDNGAGSVLATEVGRLLAQMEDELETRVRVLVFGSEEIGLKGAYHAMETYDLDDVKCIVNIDGAGRDRTLSINANEFDEILDAFEDVTDERSIPLVSSNTVSPHGDQWAFVQEGVPGAMVSSTNPDKSGRGWGHTHADTLDKIDIRDLREHAVTITNAVCALTETDRDVPSRSREDTRDLIDPGYEQELKLGGRWSY; via the coding sequence ATGACTCGCCTCACAGACGCCATCGTCGGAGACGCCTACCGGAGCGATTTCTCGTGGCAGGTTCTCGAAGATCTCGTCGACCTCGAAACGCGGATGGCCGGACAGAAAGAGGAGAAAGCGGGAGCGAAAATACTCGAAGGCTATTTCGAAGCAATAGGATTGCGGGACGTCCACCTCGACGAATTCGACATCGACGGCTGGTGGCGAGGGTCCTCTTCTATCGAGACCGCAGGCGGCCACGACCAGCAATACGTGAAGGATTATCAGGTCATCGCGCTCCCGGGGACGCCCGCCGGAACCGTCGAGGGCGAATTGGTCGACGTGGGGTACGGTCGTCCCGAGGACTTCGAGGCGGTCGACTGCGAGGGCAAAATTCTGATCGCCTCCAGCGATACGCCGGACGATTACGGCCGCTGGATTCACCGGATGGAGAAGTACGTCAGCGCCGCGAACGCCGGTGCGGTCGGCTTCATCTTCCGGAATCACATCGCTGGCTGTCTCCCCCCGACGGGTGAGGTCGGCTACGATAACCGCCCCGGTCCGATTCCGGCGGTGGGCGTCTCGAAGGAACTCGGCGAGCGTCTCGTCCGTCACGCCGAGGACGACGACCTCTCGGTGACGGTCGATGTCGACTGTCGGAACGAGCCTTCGACGTCCGTCAACGTCGTCGGCGATATCGGACCCGACACGGACGAAATGGTTCTGTTGACGGCACACGTGGACACGCACGACATCGCCGAGGGCGCGAACGACAACGGTGCAGGAAGCGTGCTGGCAACCGAAGTCGGTCGTCTGCTCGCGCAAATGGAGGACGAACTCGAAACGCGCGTTCGCGTGCTCGTGTTCGGTTCGGAAGAGATCGGCCTCAAAGGAGCGTACCACGCCATGGAGACGTACGACCTCGACGACGTGAAATGCATCGTCAACATCGACGGTGCTGGCCGAGACCGAACCCTCTCGATAAACGCGAACGAGTTCGACGAGATTCTCGACGCCTTCGAAGACGTGACGGACGAACGCTCGATTCCGCTCGTCTCCAGTAACACCGTCTCTCCGCACGGAGACCAGTGGGCGTTCGTACAGGAGGGCGTCCCGGGCGCGATGGTCTCCTCGACGAACCCCGACAAGAGCGGTCGCGGGTGGGGTCACACGCACGCCGATACGCTCGATAAAATAGATATCCGGGACCTCCGCGAGCACGCCGTTACCATCACGAACGCCGTCTGCGCACTCACCGAGACCGACCGCGACGTGCCGAGTCGCTCCCGCGAAGACACACGCGACCTGATCGACCCCGGTTACGAGCAGGAACTCAAACTCGGCGGTCGCTGGTCGTATTGA
- a CDS encoding M48 family metallopeptidase: MSVPSRRPRGLAVLVGAWLLVLAGVTVLLGSRMVGVLLSSTSLPSVLLFAGGSALVFGYVSYRMSTKRLLLGLNTTPLSDVRAPSIHASIERLTRRMSIDRPEVYIARLGQPNAFALGSRTLVIDYSLVRLLTPAELEGVLAHELAHLEGYDSLLQTLAMSLLRMVASLALVVVLPLVMVTSLACWGLSLIMGRPMRGPDSVGSGVRRGLTGLVMGLLVAPTVVLQAYSRRREYAADRRAVSVLDEPLSFARALEKIQRANEPGGGLLSWFFPIRDRRTEQTPLERAFASHPPTDERVRRVREAAKAAETSQEAGQWHRVEVN, translated from the coding sequence ATGTCAGTCCCATCTCGTCGGCCGCGGGGACTCGCGGTTCTGGTTGGAGCGTGGCTGCTCGTTCTTGCTGGCGTCACCGTCCTCTTGGGCTCTCGGATGGTCGGTGTGCTCCTCTCCAGTACGTCTCTCCCGTCAGTGCTGCTCTTTGCAGGAGGGAGTGCGCTCGTTTTCGGGTACGTGAGCTATCGGATGAGCACCAAGCGTCTCCTCTTGGGTCTCAATACGACTCCGCTTTCGGACGTCCGGGCTCCGAGCATCCACGCGAGCATCGAGCGGCTGACTCGCAGGATGAGTATCGACCGACCGGAGGTCTACATCGCGCGGCTCGGCCAACCCAACGCGTTCGCGCTGGGGAGTCGGACGCTCGTGATCGATTACTCGCTCGTCCGGTTGCTGACGCCCGCGGAACTCGAAGGGGTCCTCGCTCACGAGCTCGCCCATCTCGAAGGCTACGATAGTCTCCTGCAGACGCTGGCCATGAGTCTCCTGCGAATGGTAGCGAGCCTCGCTCTCGTGGTAGTGCTCCCGCTCGTGATGGTTACCTCATTGGCTTGCTGGGGACTTTCGCTAATCATGGGTCGACCGATGCGAGGCCCCGACAGCGTTGGGAGTGGCGTACGACGTGGACTAACGGGGTTAGTGATGGGTTTGCTCGTCGCTCCGACGGTCGTACTCCAAGCCTACTCTCGCCGCCGCGAATACGCAGCGGACCGGCGAGCCGTGTCGGTCCTCGACGAGCCACTGTCGTTCGCTCGTGCGCTCGAAAAGATTCAGCGCGCGAACGAACCGGGAGGGGGACTGCTCTCCTGGTTCTTCCCGATTCGTGACCGTCGCACGGAACAAACGCCGCTGGAACGAGCGTTCGCAAGTCACCCGCCGACCGACGAGCGCGTGCGCCGCGTTCGTGAGGCCGCGAAGGCCGCCGAAACGAGTCAGGAGGCGGGTCAGTGGCACCGCGTCGAAGTCAACTGA
- a CDS encoding IclR family transcriptional regulator, with amino-acid sequence MSKLPNQGSPSRTLSTVVTAVSVIRALEELGSATVDDLVDHLDVSKTTMYNHLATLRQTGLVVKNGNAYELSLQFLLLGEFVRNQHILYEAGKKEIEKLAKQTNEYAHLSTEQHGLRISLFKVRGEKAVGDKYQTSKLQKPDYLHSSATGKAILSQLPPERTAEIIDFHGLPGKTGNTITDRDELREELAETRERGYSYNDEEEVEGLRAVGAPIKDRDGSVLGALSVSAPTSRMKGTQFQETIPEMVTSTANVIEVNINMADRSSDTPNLG; translated from the coding sequence ATGAGCAAGCTACCGAATCAGGGGTCGCCGTCGCGGACGTTGAGTACCGTCGTGACGGCGGTGAGCGTGATACGGGCGCTAGAGGAGTTAGGCAGCGCGACCGTCGATGACCTCGTTGACCACCTCGACGTCTCCAAAACCACGATGTACAACCATCTTGCAACACTTCGACAAACGGGGCTCGTCGTCAAGAACGGCAACGCGTACGAACTCAGTCTCCAGTTCCTGCTCCTCGGAGAATTCGTCCGCAACCAGCACATTCTCTACGAAGCGGGGAAGAAAGAAATCGAGAAGTTGGCCAAACAGACCAACGAGTACGCACATCTCTCGACCGAACAACACGGTCTCCGAATCAGCTTGTTCAAAGTACGGGGCGAGAAGGCAGTCGGAGACAAGTATCAGACGTCGAAGTTACAGAAGCCAGACTATCTGCACTCCTCGGCGACGGGAAAGGCGATACTGTCGCAACTCCCGCCGGAGAGAACCGCGGAGATAATCGACTTTCACGGTCTCCCGGGCAAGACGGGGAACACCATCACCGACCGGGACGAACTCCGTGAGGAACTCGCCGAGACGCGCGAGCGGGGCTACTCCTACAACGACGAGGAGGAAGTCGAGGGACTGCGGGCGGTCGGTGCGCCGATAAAGGACCGCGACGGAAGCGTCCTCGGAGCGTTGAGCGTCTCCGCGCCGACGAGTCGGATGAAAGGAACGCAGTTCCAGGAGACGATTCCGGAGATGGTCACGAGCACCGCCAATGTCATCGAAGTGAACATCAACATGGCGGATAGGAGCTCGGACACACCGAATTTGGGATAG